The DNA window TGGTTTGGTGCAGATTGGCCATGTCATGGTCATTGGACTCtactaaaaatacaaaatcccTCAATTTTGTACTATATGTAGATAAAGGACATGTATGTCCTCCGCCTTCTGACTATGTTTATTCTACCATTAAAGTATGAAGTTGAGATAACGATACACATGCTGCATAAAATTTATAGCGGTTTTCAAATACGTGTATAACACCAGGAAAATACTGGTTGAGTACAAGCCTCACTCAAAATTAACAGAATTTTGCATTTTCGTTGTATTACAACAAATCTTCTTCTGCTAGTGAGTGGTTCCTGCTGTGCTGAATAGGCACTTCGTTCCTCTGTGCCGTCACTGCAGGATGTTAACAAATGTAGAGCCACACAGCATTATGTAATTGATGATACTGTGGACTGAAAAAGGCGGGACAGTATTCTACATGCTCAAGTTCTTCTAAATGAAAGGACCATTGCAGCGGGATTGCCAGACACTCCTTGGGCAGAGCTATTTTAGCCACATTTCACGTCTATCCATGTAGCGTTGCAGAGTCTCAGGGACACAATAAGCAGTTCAAGGCATCACAGCAGCATCCATGCTATGAATGAGTAGCTCGTAATCAGGTTTCTGATTAAACTTAAAGAAAAGGTTTGACTATTTACGGAGCCTGGAATAGCCTCATTACAGTAAAAACATGTCAGTTGAAACTCGACCCAAACACTTCTGTGAGAGAGTACTCTGTTTATTACTCTGGGATGTGAAATAGAGAACAGAAATCTTTGATGATGCCTTTCACGACTGGGAGCACAGTTTTGGTAATCTGAAGGTGGCTTGCATGACTGACTGCATGCCATGTGAAGGGGATTTACTTTGTGCTTGAGAGTGTGAGGGTTTGCAAGATTGATTTGACCGAAGTGATAACGTACTGTAATCAATAAATACTGTTTTCATATAAATAACAGTTTTGGGACAAATGTGTAACACAAATGATTCTGCCTATACTGTGTGGACAACATTAATCAGGTATTGTTTAAATTGAATTGTATGATCAATCACAATATTGATAAATAAGAAGAACAACTAAAATAAGTCATCTGAAAGACCTCCATTTGAGTTCATGCAAATGAAGTGTAGACAGTTCTTGTTATTAGCGTTATTTATGAACAACAATCATACTCCATCATTTATAGGTTTGTGGATTTTGTAGCATCTTGTTAAATAATGGACAATAATGATTGTATTTATTATATGTCGGCTGCTGATACAAATCTGAATCCTAACAGTGAATTGGTTTTGACTATTCTCAACAGCTCCCATGTTGGGGTAGAGCTTGGCATAATGGGGGTCACAACGATGGAACAAAGTTCTGGAACAGCTGGAAAACGCATCAGAAAACCATCACTGCTTTATGAGGGCTTTGAGAGTCCTGGGATGCCCCCCCTCAATCAGATGGCCCATTTTGGACCCCCTCAGCCCCCGGTGAAGGACCCAAGTCGCCAGGGAAGGATGACCAACCAACTTCAGTTCTTGCAGAAAGTTCTGCTCAAGTCTTTGTGGAGGCACCACTTTGCCTGGCCCTTCCATGAACCTGTGGATGCCGTCAAGCTCAGTCTGCCTGTAAGTGTGCCAAGAAGTGTGACTTTACCTCCTGTCCGAATGAACCCCAAACCCCCCATCCACCACTTAGCCATATGAAGTATTTCTCTTGTCTATAAAGTGTCTCTTTCTTCCCCCAGGACTATCATAAGATCATCAAAATTCCAATGGACATGGGCACTATTAAGAAGAGGCTGGAAAATAATTACTACCGTAGTGCTAGCGAGTGCATGCAGGACTTTAACACCATGTTCACAAATTGCTACATTTATAATAAGGTAAGTTATTGTGGGTCGATTTTACTGAGAAAATCTTTGCCTGAGGCATCCTGGCATGAAGCAGCATCTTCTTGCCAGGATTCTACTGGTATTCTAGCCAACATGCTACAAAACGGGCTGCAAGAAATTTAGCACAACCCGATTCCCCTGTGTATCAAAGCTCAGTGATGGGACTATTAAAGGGAAGCCATCACACTGGATATTATCGTTGACTTTGTAGCTTCCCAGATgtttaatgtaatattttaatCCATAAAGACGTGTTTTCAACCTTAATTTTAACATTGTCAAAGCTTTACCTTCCAgctgttctaaaaaaaaaatgtcaaccctTCTCTGCAGCCCACAGATGACATTGTACTCATGGCACAGTCATTGGAGAAGGCATTCCTGCAGAAAGTGGCTCAGATGcctcaggaggaggaagagctgcTACCTCCCCCTGCACGGAGTAAACCAAGCAAACCTGGGAGGAAAGGAAGAGGTAATGCAGGTAAGCACTGGCTGTAAATAACATCTGTAGTCATCCCACCTACAGTAGATTTCCATAATCATTCCAGTAAATGTTACACATTTACTTTTCTAAAGTGACCCTGTCCTCACCCCTATCTTTCAGTCTCTGGAGGAGTCACAACAGCTCATCAGGTCCCAGCTGTGTCACAGTCGGCCTACTCACCTCCAACCCCAGAAACCCCGGACTCAATCCTCTCCACCCCCCCACAGACACTTTTGACCAAGAGCCTGTCCCTTTCCCTCTCAACTGAACAGAGCATCCCTACCATAACAAGTCATCCTCCCACGCAGCCCACCACTAAGGTAATGACATAATGACATTATATTATTCACCCAGTGATCAtttgacagctttgttttgaaatgatttcAACAAAGACGGCTCTCTGACTTGGCCCCTTTTGcttgtctttctttttacatcagAAAAAAGGCGTGAAGAGAAAAGCAGACACAACAACTCCAACCACCATGGCCATGCCCATCATGAGCACCATGGGAGTCAGCGGCATCAGCCTGGGAATGGGAGGTGGGCACGACTCCCCGCTCACCCTTACTTCTCTTGGGGTGGACCACAACTCTAGCCTGGGAATGAACCAAGCCCTCAGTCTCAGCCAGGGAATGGGGATGGGAATGGGGATGGGCATGGGGATGGGGATGGGCTGTGGAGCAGTAATGATGGGAACCAAAGCAACAGCAGCGGCCAGGAGAGTAGTTAGTGGACGACCTATTAAGCCTCCTAAGAAGGATTTACCAGATTCCTTGGTTCCACAACCGGTGCGCCGCAGCAAGCTGAGCCCCCAGCTGCGGTACTGCAATGGGGTCCTGAAGGAGTTGCTGTCAAAAAAGCATGCAGCGTATGCCTGGCCGTTTTACAAGCCTGTTGATGCCTCCACACTTGGTCTTCATGACTACCATGACATCATAAAGCAGCCAATGGATCTGAGCACCATCAAGGTACATGTCACACACAGGTGTCAGCATTTGTCATAACACAAGAGCCAGTGAACTACATGTATCGTGTATGAAAGCTAAACACAACATCATTGTTTATTTCTCTGATGGAGATCAAATCCTAGTACAAGGTGTCAACTAGTCCTCAAGAGGCCCCAGACAACAGGAATACACCTTTGCTTTATATTTCTTCACCCAATGCTTTCATTTaacccccttctctctctctctctctctttttagagGAAGATGGATGGCAGAGAGTATCGTGACTCTCAGCAGTTCTCTGCTGATGTTAGACTGATGTTTTCCAACTGTTACAAGTACAACCCTCCTGATCATGATGTGGTGTCCATggccagaaaactgcaggtaaTATACTCcctgaaatattttttgttttgtttttgcacagacATAATTATATAATCAGAATATTACCTATTTTCTACATTGTCATACCACTGgacttgttttttaaactggcTTCTTTAATCCCTGTAGGATGTCTTTGAGTTCTGCTTTGCTAAGATGCCAGATGAACCTCCAGCACCCCCTagctcctcatcttcctcctcctcctcttcgtcatCATCAGAGAGTGAGGTCAGCAGTGAAAGCGAGGATAGTGAGAGCAGCCCGAGCTCTGactctgaggaggagagggcaaACCGActtgcagagctgcaggaacaGGTTTGTATATCATGAATGTCCATACACATCAGAGCAGGAAACAAGATATTCATAAGTGTTGAAATACAAATGTCACAGGCATTTGTGTTAAAGAtgcttttgtctgtttttcctgactcgtctttcttctttctccagCTTAAAGCCGTGCATGAGCAGCTCACTGCTCTCTCCCAGGGCCCCATTGTCAaacccaagaagaagaaagagaagaaagacaagaaaaagaagaaaaaagtagaaaaagagaAGCATCGAAGGATAGAGGAAGAGCTGCCACCTATTAAACCGGCAAAGGCCCCTAAGGTTAccaaaactcctaaaacaaAGACCAACAGAGCACCGGCCTGTCCTGTAATCCCGATTAAGAAAGCACCaagcaagaaaaacaacaagagcaaGTGAGTACTGACACCTATTGGACAATGTAGGAATTAGAAGTGTGAGATGCATGTTGTGCTTTCACTGAAGGGCCTCTCTCTCCAGCACAGAGACTGAAATCAAGCAAGTTGTAAACGGAACATCTTTCATGAtattgtgtctctgtgcgttAAGACCATCCCTCAGTCATTCTTTAACACTTTCCTTCTGTTACTTTCAGATCCAAAAAGACTGCCATGACGTTCAGCATGCCTCAGCCGCCCGTTGATCCCATTGTTAGTCATTATGACTccgatgaagaggaggagaccgCACCCATGTCGTATGACGAGAAGCGCCAACTCAGCCTGGACATCAACAAGTTGCCCGGTGAGAAGCTGGGCCGTGTTGTTTACATCATCCAGTCTCGCGAGCCTTCGCTGCGAGACACCAACCCAGAGGAGATCGAGATCGACTTTGAGACACTGAAGCCGTCCACGCTGCGGGAGCT is part of the Labrus mixtus chromosome 16, fLabMix1.1, whole genome shotgun sequence genome and encodes:
- the brd2a gene encoding bromodomain-containing protein 2a isoform X3; translated protein: MDMAVNPLLDSSHVGVELGIMGVTTMEQSSGTAGKRIRKPSLLYEGFESPGMPPLNQMAHFGPPQPPVKDPSRQGRMTNQLQFLQKVLLKSLWRHHFAWPFHEPVDAVKLSLPDYHKIIKIPMDMGTIKKRLENNYYRSASECMQDFNTMFTNCYIYNKPTDDIVLMAQSLEKAFLQKVAQMPQEEEELLPPPARSKPSKPGRKGRVSGGVTTAHQVPAVSQSAYSPPTPETPDSILSTPPQTLLTKSLSLSLSTEQSIPTITSHPPTQPTTKKKGVKRKADTTTPTTMAMPIMSTMGVSGISLGMGGGHDSPLTLTSLGVDHNSSLGMNQALSLSQGMGMGMGMGMGMGMGCGAVMMGTKATAAARRVVSGRPIKPPKKDLPDSLVPQPVRRSKLSPQLRYCNGVLKELLSKKHAAYAWPFYKPVDASTLGLHDYHDIIKQPMDLSTIKRKMDGREYRDSQQFSADVRLMFSNCYKYNPPDHDVVSMARKLQDVFEFCFAKMPDEPPAPPSSSSSSSSSSSSSESEVSSESEDSESSPSSDSEEERANRLAELQEQLKAVHEQLTALSQGPIVKPKKKKEKKDKKKKKKVEKEKHRRIEEELPPIKPAKAPKVTKTPKTKTNRAPACPVIPIKKAPSKKNNKSKSKKTAMTFSMPQPPVDPIVSHYDSDEEEETAPMSYDEKRQLSLDINKLPGEKLGRVVYIIQSREPSLRDTNPEEIEIDFETLKPSTLRELERYVMTCLRKKPRKPYASKNNIAGKSREELALEKQLELERRLIDVSGQLNSGKKPAKTKPEKPAAEQNTQPSRLSASSSSSDSSSSSSSSSSSDTSDSDSG
- the brd2a gene encoding bromodomain-containing protein 2a isoform X1 is translated as MDMAVNPLLDSSHVGVELGIMGVTTMEQSSGTAGKRIRKPSLLYEGFESPGMPPLNQMAHFGPPQPPVKDPSRQGRMTNQLQFLQKVLLKSLWRHHFAWPFHEPVDAVKLSLPDYHKIIKIPMDMGTIKKRLENNYYRSASECMQDFNTMFTNCYIYNKPTDDIVLMAQSLEKAFLQKVAQMPQEEEELLPPPARSKPSKPGRKGRGNAVSGGVTTAHQVPAVSQSAYSPPTPETPDSILSTPPQTLLTKSLSLSLSTEQSIPTITSHPPTQPTTKKKGVKRKADTTTPTTMAMPIMSTMGVSGISLGMGGGHDSPLTLTSLGVDHNSSLGMNQALSLSQGMGMGMGMGMGMGMGCGAVMMGTKATAAARRVVSGRPIKPPKKDLPDSLVPQPVRRSKLSPQLRYCNGVLKELLSKKHAAYAWPFYKPVDASTLGLHDYHDIIKQPMDLSTIKRKMDGREYRDSQQFSADVRLMFSNCYKYNPPDHDVVSMARKLQDVFEFCFAKMPDEPPAPPSSSSSSSSSSSSSESEVSSESEDSESSPSSDSEEERANRLAELQEQLKAVHEQLTALSQGPIVKPKKKKEKKDKKKKKKVEKEKHRRIEEELPPIKPAKAPKVTKTPKTKTNRAPACPVIPIKKAPSKKNNKSKSKKTAMTFSMPQPPVDPIVSHYDSDEEEETAPMSYDEKRQLSLDINKLPGEKLGRVVYIIQSREPSLRDTNPEEIEIDFETLKPSTLRELERYVMTCLRKKPRKPYASKNNIAGKSREELALEKQLELERRLIDVSGQLNSGKKPAKTKPEKPAAEQNTQPSRLSASSSSSDSSSSSSSSSSSDTSDSDSG
- the brd2a gene encoding bromodomain-containing protein 2a isoform X2 → MDMAVNPLLDSSHVGVELGIMGVTTMEQSSGTAGKRIRKPSLLYEGFESPGMPPLNQMAHFGPPQPPVKDPSRQGRMTNQLQFLQKVLLKSLWRHHFAWPFHEPVDAVKLSLPDYHKIIKIPMDMGTIKKRLENNYYRSASECMQDFNTMFTNCYIYNKPTDDIVLMAQSLEKAFLQKVAQMPQEEEELLPPPARSKPSKPGRKGRGNAVSGGVTTAHQVPAVSQSAYSPPTPETPDSILSTPPQTLLTKSLSLSLSTEQSIPTITSHPPTQPTTKKKGVKRKADTTTPTTMAMPIMSTMGVSGISLGMGGGHDSPLTLTSLGVDHNSSLGMNQALSLSQGMGMGMGMGMGMGMGCGAVMMGTKATAAARRVVSGRPIKPPKKDLPDSLVPQPVRRSKLSPQLRYCNGVLKELLSKKHAAYAWPFYKPVDASTLGLHDYHDIIKQPMDLSTIKRKMDGREYRDSQQFSADVRLMFSNCYKYNPPDHDVVSMARKLQDVFEFCFAKMPDEPPAPPSSSSSSSSSSSSSESEVSSESEDSESSPSSDSEEERANRLAELQEQLKAVHEQLTALSQGPIVKPKKKKEKKDKKKKKKVEKEKHRRIEEELPPIKPAKAPKVTKTPKTKTNRAPACPVIPIKKAPSKKNNKSKSKKTAMTFSMPQPPVDPIVSHYDSDEEEETAPMSYDEKRQLSLDINKLPGEKLGRVVYIIQSREPSLRDTNPEEIEIDFETLKPSTLRELERYVMTCLRKKPRKPYASKNNIAGKSREELALEKQLELERRLIDVSGQLNSGKKPAKTKQKPAAEQNTQPSRLSASSSSSDSSSSSSSSSSSDTSDSDSG